One window of Carboxydocella sporoproducens DSM 16521 genomic DNA carries:
- the trpE gene encoding anthranilate synthase component I: protein MEGLIALFFPTRDEFKKLQEKGYRIPVGIKVPLHGLSPLQALDKLNLEGKPAVLLESGKGTEKYARYSFLGWQPWLVYRAQGERITVYDGNGQIIREYQGHPYEELRQLLKLYPAKRYPGLPKFCGGAMGFISYDMGRYFERMPELTIDDLGMPEAYFMLVDRLLVFDHWQQTLTVIVNVLEQDYHWALAEIEAILRDLENNPARPAVVLPENKELKRSFVPEANMTQAEFEAMVVKCKEYIKAGDIFQANLSIRLGREIHTHPLNLYRIVREVNPSPYMAYLEFGDWQIVSSSPELLVRINEEGYAETRPIAGTRRRGANREEDLALARELISNEKERAEHIMLVDLERNDLGRVCQYGTVEVNELMVIEEYSHVMHIVSNVRGRLAPGKDGFDLLRAAFPGGTITGAPKIRSMEIIEELEPTRRGIYTGSIGYFGYAGEMEMNIVIRTLVIKDGKKAYVQAGAGIVADSIPEREYFESLKKAEALLKTLELAEELFAREVSSSFRKLDYN from the coding sequence GTGGAAGGACTGATTGCTTTGTTTTTTCCGACAAGGGACGAGTTTAAAAAACTTCAAGAAAAAGGCTACCGGATACCAGTGGGCATAAAAGTACCTTTGCATGGGCTCAGCCCTTTGCAGGCTTTGGATAAACTGAACCTGGAAGGGAAACCGGCTGTATTGCTGGAAAGCGGTAAAGGTACGGAAAAATATGCCCGCTATTCCTTTTTGGGCTGGCAACCCTGGCTGGTCTATCGGGCCCAGGGAGAACGGATAACTGTCTACGATGGTAATGGACAAATTATCAGGGAATACCAGGGCCACCCTTATGAAGAACTGCGTCAACTGTTAAAGCTTTATCCTGCTAAACGTTACCCTGGATTGCCCAAGTTTTGCGGTGGCGCTATGGGTTTTATTAGCTATGATATGGGCCGCTATTTCGAACGGATGCCGGAACTTACTATTGATGACCTGGGCATGCCGGAAGCGTATTTTATGCTGGTAGACCGTTTGCTGGTTTTTGACCACTGGCAGCAGACCCTCACAGTTATTGTGAATGTACTGGAACAGGACTATCACTGGGCCCTGGCTGAAATCGAAGCCATTTTACGCGACCTGGAAAATAATCCAGCCCGACCGGCGGTAGTTTTGCCGGAAAATAAGGAGTTAAAGCGCAGTTTTGTTCCGGAAGCCAATATGACTCAGGCAGAGTTTGAAGCGATGGTAGTTAAGTGCAAAGAATATATAAAGGCCGGGGACATTTTTCAGGCCAACTTATCTATCCGCCTGGGCCGGGAGATTCACACTCATCCCCTTAATCTCTACCGGATTGTCCGGGAGGTTAATCCCTCGCCTTATATGGCTTACCTGGAGTTCGGGGATTGGCAGATTGTTAGCTCCTCCCCTGAATTGCTGGTACGCATAAACGAGGAAGGCTATGCTGAAACCCGTCCGATAGCTGGTACCCGGCGACGGGGGGCCAACCGGGAAGAGGACCTGGCCCTGGCCCGGGAGCTGATTTCTAACGAAAAGGAACGGGCCGAACATATTATGCTGGTGGATCTGGAAAGAAATGACCTGGGTCGGGTCTGCCAGTACGGTACTGTAGAAGTAAATGAACTGATGGTGATTGAAGAATATTCCCATGTTATGCATATAGTCTCCAATGTGCGCGGGCGGCTGGCTCCTGGTAAAGATGGTTTCGATCTTTTGCGGGCAGCTTTCCCGGGCGGGACTATTACCGGAGCTCCCAAAATCCGTTCCATGGAGATCATTGAGGAGCTGGAACCTACCCGAAGGGGTATTTACACCGGTTCTATCGGCTATTTTGGCTATGCTGGGGAAATGGAAATGAATATTGTAATCCGTACACTGGTGATTAAAGATGGTAAAAAGGCGTATGTTCAGGCTGGAGCAGGCATAGTTGCTGACAGTATACCGGAACGGGAATATTTTGAGTCACTGAAAAAGGCGGAAGCGCTCCTGAAGACTCTGGAGCTGGCAGAAGAGCTTTTTGCCAGGGAGGTAAGCAGCAGCTTCAGAAAACTAGACTATAATTGA
- a CDS encoding YbjQ family protein codes for MIITTTPTVEGKPIREYLGIVSGEAIMGANVVRDFFASVTDIIGGRSGAYESKLVEAREIALKEMAEMARRRGADAVVGVDLDYEVVREGMLMVTASGTAVKF; via the coding sequence ATGATTATCACTACCACGCCTACTGTCGAGGGCAAACCCATTCGCGAATATTTAGGTATTGTTAGCGGTGAGGCCATTATGGGCGCTAATGTGGTTCGTGACTTTTTTGCCAGTGTCACCGATATCATTGGTGGCCGGTCCGGCGCCTATGAAAGCAAACTGGTAGAGGCCCGGGAGATTGCCCTGAAGGAAATGGCGGAAATGGCCCGGCGCAGAGGGGCTGATGCTGTAGTAGGGGTAGACCTGGATTATGAAGTTGTCCGTGAGGGCATGTTGATGGTTACTGCCAGCGGGACTGCAGTCAAGTTCTAA
- a CDS encoding adenylosuccinate synthase, which produces MASVVLIGAQWGDEGKGKVTDFLAEKAQLVVRYQGGNNAGHTVVVGDKEYKLHLIPSGILYPDKLCLIGNGVVIDPQVLLKELDYLAEQGVSTRGLRISPRAHLIMPYHKKLDEVEEEAKGANKIGTTRRGIGPAYMDKAARIGIRVVDLLDREEFAAKLEQNLKAKNLLLERVYHTEGFSFEEIYETYLAYGERLRPYVADTSLLIDEAIKEGKNVLFEGAQGTLLDLDHGTYPYVTSSHPIAGAACIGAGIGPTKISKVIGIAKAYTTRVGEGPFPTELLDELGEQIREAGHEFGTTTGRPRRCGWFDAVILRYAVRVSGIDTLALTKLDVLTGLPVLKICVGYQKPDGTVLKEFPASLKELAQCQPIYEELPGWTEDLSAVTAYEQLPAAAKAYVQRIEELADVPVSIVGVGTRRNQTLVRQEIY; this is translated from the coding sequence ATGGCAAGTGTAGTGTTGATTGGTGCCCAATGGGGAGATGAGGGGAAAGGAAAAGTAACGGATTTTCTGGCTGAAAAAGCTCAGCTGGTAGTGCGCTACCAGGGAGGAAACAATGCCGGCCATACCGTTGTTGTTGGTGATAAGGAATATAAACTCCACCTGATTCCCTCTGGCATTCTTTATCCTGATAAGCTCTGCTTGATTGGTAATGGAGTGGTAATCGACCCGCAGGTGTTGTTAAAAGAGCTGGATTACCTGGCTGAACAGGGAGTAAGCACCCGGGGTTTGCGGATAAGCCCCCGGGCCCATTTAATCATGCCCTACCATAAAAAGCTGGATGAGGTAGAGGAAGAAGCCAAGGGTGCCAACAAAATCGGGACCACAAGACGGGGGATAGGCCCGGCCTATATGGACAAAGCAGCCCGTATCGGTATACGGGTTGTTGACCTGCTGGATCGGGAGGAGTTCGCTGCCAAACTGGAACAAAACCTGAAGGCAAAAAATCTGCTCCTGGAACGGGTTTATCATACGGAAGGCTTTTCTTTTGAGGAAATTTACGAAACCTATCTGGCCTATGGGGAAAGACTCCGCCCCTATGTGGCAGATACTTCCCTGCTGATTGATGAAGCGATTAAAGAAGGCAAGAATGTTCTATTCGAAGGGGCCCAGGGAACTTTGCTGGACCTGGACCACGGAACCTATCCTTATGTAACTTCTTCCCATCCCATTGCTGGTGCAGCCTGTATTGGTGCCGGGATAGGGCCTACAAAAATCAGTAAGGTTATTGGTATTGCCAAGGCCTACACTACCCGGGTTGGAGAAGGGCCGTTCCCGACCGAGTTGCTGGATGAGCTGGGAGAACAAATTCGAGAAGCTGGTCATGAATTTGGCACCACTACCGGTCGGCCCCGCCGTTGTGGCTGGTTTGATGCTGTAATCCTGAGGTATGCAGTGCGGGTCAGCGGGATTGATACTCTGGCCCTGACCAAACTGGATGTACTGACCGGATTGCCGGTGCTGAAAATCTGTGTTGGTTACCAGAAACCAGATGGCACCGTACTGAAAGAGTTTCCGGCCAGTCTGAAGGAATTGGCCCAGTGTCAGCCTATTTACGAAGAGCTGCCGGGCTGGACTGAGGATCTATCGGCAGTAACGGCTTATGAACAATTGCCCGCTGCGGCTAAAGCTTATGTGCAGCGGATTGAAGAGCTGGCCGATGTGCCAGTATCTATCGTAGGGGTAGGAACCAGAAGGAATCAGACTTTAGTAAGACAGGAAATATACTAA